A section of the Solitalea canadensis DSM 3403 genome encodes:
- a CDS encoding TetR/AcrR family transcriptional regulator, which produces MSQVDIQDDKQELIVEAALKRFAHYGPSKTTMNEIADDLHLSKALLYYYFPDKASLFKAVVDRILNNYFEEIECEANHAKSIEKTLLTLIDVRHDFFMKYYNMGLNRNIIDCTEGSLDEIIYNAIKRETIFMKKLLTKANDKGEMQIENPLEAAELYMDVMAGVRFSILTPNTRSAILDEDTAKVINRKQKQITELFIRAYRSIN; this is translated from the coding sequence ATGAGTCAAGTTGATATACAAGATGACAAACAAGAGCTGATTGTAGAAGCGGCTTTAAAACGTTTTGCTCATTATGGTCCGTCCAAAACCACGATGAATGAGATCGCCGACGATCTGCATTTATCAAAGGCATTATTATACTATTACTTTCCAGATAAAGCGAGCTTATTTAAAGCTGTAGTTGACAGAATTCTGAACAACTACTTTGAAGAGATCGAGTGCGAAGCAAATCATGCTAAGTCAATAGAAAAAACATTATTAACCCTTATCGATGTACGTCATGATTTCTTTATGAAATACTACAATATGGGTCTTAACAGAAACATCATTGATTGCACTGAGGGATCTTTAGATGAGATCATCTATAACGCGATAAAACGAGAGACTATTTTCATGAAAAAACTGCTTACCAAGGCAAATGATAAGGGCGAAATGCAAATAGAAAATCCGTTGGAAGCAGCAGAATTATATATGGATGTAATGGCCGGAGTGAGATTCAGCATATTAACCCCTAACACTCGCAGTGCTATACTAGACGAGGATACTGCAAAAGTGATCAACAGGAAACAAAAACAAATAACTGAACTTTTCATCAGAGCCTATAGAAGCATTAACTAA